The Cyclobacterium amurskyense genome contains the following window.
ACAAGCAATATGTTGCAATTCAATGGCAATTCTTTCCAATCTCAAATAGGTGAAGACTTACTAGATGTGAAACAGTTTTCATACATGTTTCGTAGCCAGCACAATATTATTTTACCCAAAGGTTTCAAAGTAGAATTGGTAGGGATATATAGAAGCCCTTTCCAAGATGGCCAGATAAAAATAAATGGGATGAGCTGGTTAGATGCCGGGATAACAAAAACCTTTAAGGATGAAAAATTAAGCCTAACAATAAACGGTTCCGATATATTTAGGACAATGAAAGTTAGAGGGGGTATCGATTTTTACAATATCAATACGGATGTCCGACAATATGGTAGCATGCAAAGTGTTCGTTTTACCCTCCGCTGGAAGTTTTCCCAAGGAGAGAAATTTAGTGTATCCCAGCGAAGCGGAAGCACGGAAGAAAGAAATAGACTTTAATAAGTAAAGATTAGGTTTTTTATAATGGAAAAGACAGCGTCCTATGGGCGTTGTTTTTATTTTTAACCTAGCCAATTGTTGGGTTTCTCAACTATTAATACTATTTCAACAGCACAAAATCTAGCTGTTGATCAAAATCACAGAGTATAATTCTTAATATAAATAAGCGGGTTTGACCTAGTTATAAAATAAATAAGGGAAAAATTTACTGGAAGTGATAAAGGAAAATCAATTGAGCGGCAAGAGCAGGTTTTCTTTCTCCTTTGATCTCAATCTTTACCTTCATTTCTGTCTTTATGGTTCCTCTAAGGTCACTGATATTTGCAAGAGTGGCATGCATCCGAATTTCATCGTTTACTTTAACAGGGTTGGCAAATCGAAGATTTTCTATACCATAATTGACCATCATCTTGAGGTTATTGACCTCTACTATCTGATTCCAAAGAAAAGGGACCAATGAAAGCGTCAGGTAGCCATGTGCTATGGTTCCACCAAATGCACCTTCAGCCTTTGCTTTTTCAGGATCAGTATGAATCCATTGGTGATCAATGGTGGCATCGGCAAAAAGATTGATTTGGTCTTGTGTTACTTTATGGTACTCAGAAACTCCCAATTCTTTTCCTATGTAATCTTGGAAATCTTCAAAGCTATTAATAATAAGTTTACTCATAATCGTTTTAGGTTTTAAAAAATGAAATTATCAAAACCCCGCGGATAATAAAACAAAAATTAAAGAAAACCGTAATAGTTCAATTTTTTAATTTACCTGATTCCTTCGTTTTCGGGAGTACATAAAACCCAATACCAGGCTGCTAATAAAGAAAATAAGAGTGGTCCATTCATAGGTACGTTTCTCCTTTATGCCTTCCTCTATTTTCTCATCTTTTAATTTCAAGGCTCTCTTGAGCTTTACAATGTCTTCTTCCGCTTTTTGAGCAATGAATTTATAATCCTCCTTTTCATGGCCAATTTCAGTGGTCTCTATATCCTTCAATAACTCCAATTCACCAATTATCTGGTTGTCCTTTTGCAGTATACGCACCATCCATTCATTGGTAACCGTCATGTCTTTTTTGGTTCTATTGCCAAAAATCCCTGACTTTTTCCCCTCAGATTCCTGCCACTCCTGATGAAGTCGCTCTCTTTCACCGATCAATTTCTTGAGCCTTTCCTGAGCATTGACCTCCATAGGCAAGGTCATCAGCCAAAATATCATTCCTAAAAAATAAGTGGTCTTCATTGTTTTACCTGAAATCATTGTCAATATTTTTTACCAATTCCTTCAATTCAAAAAACATGCCTAAGGCAATCTCTAGGCTTTCACTTTACCATTAAGTCAATATTTGATCTTCATTTTACAATAATTTTTCAAAAGAAAACCATGGAAAGGCATCCTTTCTATAACAGCAAATAACGGTTAA
Protein-coding sequences here:
- a CDS encoding MaoC family dehydratase, with amino-acid sequence MSKLIINSFEDFQDYIGKELGVSEYHKVTQDQINLFADATIDHQWIHTDPEKAKAEGAFGGTIAHGYLTLSLVPFLWNQIVEVNNLKMMVNYGIENLRFANPVKVNDEIRMHATLANISDLRGTIKTEMKVKIEIKGERKPALAAQLIFLYHFQ